A stretch of DNA from Malus sylvestris chromosome 9, drMalSylv7.2, whole genome shotgun sequence:
GGACCCAAAGTCCGAATAGGGTTCATCGAACCGCTAGTTGTTGGTCTGCCAAAGTAAGTACAATTTGTTTTAGATCAACTGAGATTAAATGATGTTAGTTTATAACAATGGTTCTCACCCTGCCACAAGAATGTTGAGTAAAACTGCAGCTCCAATTGCTACGCCTGCCATCTCCCCCACCTGCATGAACTAACTAGAAATTAGTTTACATCATAAATTAAAGAGAATTTGGATTGCAAGATCATGAcgacatatatacacacataccaCACGGGTATCAGTGGCAACGGCAGTGATAGTAAACATGAGAATGAACATGACAATGAACTCGAGGGCAAAAGCTTGGCCATTGCTTACTGAAGGAACCGTAACTCCACCAGACATGAAGGAATGAAAAACACCCTTGAGAGCAAATTTGCATGAAATGGACGCTGAAACCTGAGCTGCTATGTAGAAGGGAACTTGGGACCACGGAAAGTGTCGAAATGCTTCGAAAGCAATGGTGACAGACGGGTTTAGGTGTGCTATGGAGATGTGGCCTATGGACAAAACAACTATCGTCACTGCTAAGCCTGAACATGCCGTATTACCTAGAAGCGTCTCGGAGTTAGGGTACTTTTGGTTCATAATAGGTGCTGCTGTTGCCGAAAATATCAGGATGAAGATGTTGAAatgtaatcttgtcttggcccaaGACAATTGATCCAGCCCATATacaaagaaagatccatgcacatactagagaattctagcaaagttcaagttggtggaagagtctagaagaatgtgaggattccaccaacatacaagattagtgtagataattctagcataggaaggtagtggaattatctagatatatctagcatgatgtttccatgcttctccaaggttccattcatgcctataaaaggagaagacatccacaccatttgtaacaaccaagagagcaagaAGTGAGAAAAGAGTGAAGAAGTGCAAGAGTGTTTaagtgtttcctcttgtactagtttgtgagtgaataaaaaattttgtGTAAAAACTTTGaatgttctttctttctcttgcctatcaatttcgctgcattacattcttctttgtgagataaacatctccaaagtagtgaagtctttttaagccccaacaaaGTGGTACCAGAGTTATGGCTAGCAAAGCTATGGCAGCCTTCCAAGTTCCAGTGCTCGACAACAATAACTTCGATAATtggagtatcaaaatgaaaGCCCTTTTGGGAGCACATGATGTATGGGAAGTCGTGGAGAAAGGCTACACTGAGCCAGAAGATGAAGTTACTCTATCCCAACCCCaaaaggagagtttgaaaggCTCAAGAAAGAGAGACAGGAAGGCTCTATACCTCATCTACCAAGCATTAGATGACAATGGCTTTGAGAAGGTCTTGAGTGCAATCTCTACCAAGCAAGCATGGGAGAAGCTTCAAACCTCTTACAAAGGAGCCGAACAAGTGAAAAAGATTCGTCTTCAAGTACTAAGAGGTGAGTTcgaatctctacaaatgaaaGGGTCTGAATCAATCTCTGATTATTTTTCAAGAGTCTTAGTTGTttccaatcaattaaaaagaaacggagaaaagttagaagatgttagaattatggagaaAATACTACGCTCGATGGACCCTAAGTTCGAGCACATTGTCGTGACgattgaagaaactaaaaacttggaagaaattagtaaagagcaattaatgggttcgctacaagcatatgaagagaaacataaGAAGAGGCAAGGGAATATTGAACAGCTTCTCGAGTCGCATGTCcagccaaagaagaaagaagaaagcttcGACAATGAGAGAAGCCAGTACGAAAGAAGTCGTGGTCGAGGATGTGGATGTGGACGTGGTTGGAACTTCAATAACCATAGCAACTACAAAAGAGGAGGAAGCTTAACAAAAGGTCGTGGAAGAGGACGctcaaacttgaggtatgaaaaatctcaagttcaattctacaattgtcaaaagtttgggca
This window harbors:
- the LOC126633778 gene encoding probable aquaporin NIP5-1, which gives rise to MHHACQFITYIGAEFVGSFILIFSATAAPIMNQKYPNSETLLGNTACSGLAVTIVVLSIGHISIAHLNPSVTIAFEAFRHFPWSQVPFYIAAQVSASISCKFALKGVFHSFMSGGVTVPSVSNGQAFALEFIVMFILMFTITAVATDTRVVGEMAGVAIGAAVLLNILVAGPTTSGSMNPIRTLGPGVTTGNYNGFWIYLVAPPLGALAGAAAYTAVKLPDNKPPNQVRTSPNTAPT